The Terriglobus tenax genome contains a region encoding:
- a CDS encoding OmpA family protein: MKYARAFSGLSAVVLTGALAVPAFAQQSSPASSPDQSQKQDATDTSTYATGQPLENQSKEGFWGHVNPFARKKWVHRQIDPVKDRVNELDQLQAKNANDIRDVDSRATAGINKAQSAADLADQHALDAGNRADKANQVASTATTRTEALHGTVKNLDQYDKVTDAAIPFAKGSTALGPKGKAELDAMAEKLATEKGYILDVQGFSGNGVATSQAMADSVVRYLVTEHQVPVYRIYKSGLGRNTAKAAEGEEKPVRNGVRVALLHNSLASMDSQAAPATSMAGTSTPEPSAR, translated from the coding sequence ATGAAATATGCTCGTGCCTTTTCCGGTTTGTCTGCCGTCGTTCTGACAGGCGCCCTTGCCGTTCCGGCTTTCGCTCAGCAGAGCAGCCCCGCTTCCTCCCCCGACCAGTCCCAGAAGCAGGACGCGACCGATACCAGCACCTATGCCACCGGTCAGCCCCTGGAGAACCAGAGCAAGGAAGGTTTCTGGGGACATGTCAATCCCTTTGCCCGCAAGAAGTGGGTACATCGCCAGATCGACCCGGTCAAGGACCGCGTCAATGAGCTGGATCAGCTTCAGGCCAAGAACGCCAATGACATTCGTGATGTCGATTCCCGTGCAACGGCCGGCATCAACAAGGCCCAGTCCGCGGCAGACCTGGCAGACCAGCACGCTCTGGATGCCGGTAACCGCGCCGACAAGGCCAACCAGGTCGCTTCTACCGCCACCACCCGCACCGAAGCTCTGCATGGCACGGTAAAGAACCTTGACCAGTACGACAAGGTCACCGACGCCGCTATTCCGTTCGCCAAGGGCAGCACCGCCCTGGGACCGAAGGGCAAGGCTGAGCTGGATGCGATGGCCGAGAAGCTGGCCACCGAAAAGGGCTACATCCTGGACGTTCAGGGTTTCAGCGGAAATGGCGTAGCGACCTCGCAGGCCATGGCCGACTCGGTGGTTCGCTACCTGGTAACCGAGCATCAAGTTCCGGTCTACCGCATCTATAAGAGTGGCCTGGGCCGTAACACCGCCAAGGCTGCAGAGGGTGAGGAGAAGCCGGTTCGTAACGGCGTCCGCGTAGCCCTGCTGCACAACAGCCTGGCCAGCATGGACTCCCAGGCAGCTCCGGCAACCTCGATGGCTGGAACGTCCACCCCGGAGCCCTCGGCCCGCTAA
- a CDS encoding PLP-dependent cysteine synthase family protein, which yields MQTETHISGATRLGSSVLDRIGNTPLVRLERVAAHLPGITLLGKAEWANPGGSVKDRPASNIVLNAQAEGKLVPGKHLLDATSGNTGIAYAMLGSALGFPVTLCLPSNASPERKKILAAYGANIVLTDPADGSDGAIRMARKLAAEDPDKYFYADQYGNNNNWQAHYKTTANEIWEQTAGKITHFVAGLGTSGTFMGTTRRLRELNPEIQCISMQPDSPFNGLEGLKYMPTAIVPPIYDPALADRLMEASTEEAYTMAKRLGREEGMLVGVSAAANIATALHVAEELHTAGKEAVIVTILCDSADKYLSERFWQESK from the coding sequence TTGCAGACAGAAACCCACATTTCTGGCGCCACCAGGCTGGGCTCCTCCGTGCTCGACCGCATCGGCAACACTCCCTTGGTCCGCCTGGAGCGCGTCGCCGCCCACCTGCCCGGCATTACGCTACTGGGTAAAGCGGAATGGGCCAATCCCGGCGGTAGCGTGAAAGACCGCCCGGCCAGCAACATTGTGCTGAACGCGCAGGCTGAGGGCAAACTCGTCCCGGGCAAGCACCTGCTGGACGCCACCAGCGGCAACACCGGCATTGCGTACGCCATGCTGGGTTCGGCTCTTGGTTTTCCGGTGACACTGTGCCTGCCGTCCAATGCTTCTCCTGAGCGCAAGAAGATCCTCGCCGCCTATGGCGCGAACATTGTCCTGACGGACCCGGCTGACGGCTCCGACGGCGCCATCCGCATGGCCCGCAAGCTGGCTGCCGAGGACCCGGACAAGTACTTCTACGCGGACCAGTACGGCAACAACAACAACTGGCAGGCGCATTACAAAACCACCGCCAACGAGATATGGGAACAGACTGCCGGCAAGATTACCCACTTTGTCGCCGGCCTGGGCACCAGCGGCACCTTCATGGGCACCACCCGCCGCCTGCGCGAGCTGAACCCTGAAATCCAGTGCATCAGCATGCAGCCGGACTCGCCTTTCAACGGCCTGGAAGGCCTGAAGTATATGCCGACGGCGATCGTTCCGCCGATCTATGACCCGGCCCTTGCCGATCGCCTGATGGAAGCCTCCACCGAGGAGGCCTACACGATGGCCAAGCGCCTGGGCCGCGAGGAAGGAATGCTGGTTGGCGTCTCCGCGGCCGCCAACATTGCCACCGCTCTGCACGTGGCCGAAGAGCTGCACACGGCTGGCAAAGAAGCCGTCATCGTCACCATCCTCTGCGATTCCGCGGACAAATACCTGAGCGAACGGTTCTGGCAGGAATCAAAATGA
- a CDS encoding M67 family metallopeptidase, giving the protein MKLHITQSDYEALRVHGEETYPHECCGVLLGHARDDGNHVAAIVRAGNTRTDSAHNRYNISPMELIKIQREARKQGYDIVGFYHSHPDHPAMWSSTDFAEAHWFGCCYVITSVEKGKSVLTNAFHLSGTTEEDKAFQHEEILITQAAGENA; this is encoded by the coding sequence ATGAAGCTGCACATTACACAATCCGACTACGAGGCCCTGCGCGTCCACGGCGAAGAGACCTATCCGCACGAGTGCTGCGGGGTTCTGCTGGGCCATGCCAGGGACGACGGCAACCATGTTGCCGCCATCGTCCGCGCGGGCAACACGCGTACCGACTCGGCGCACAACCGCTACAACATCTCGCCCATGGAGCTGATCAAGATTCAGCGTGAGGCCCGCAAGCAGGGCTACGACATCGTCGGCTTCTACCACTCGCACCCGGACCACCCGGCGATGTGGTCGTCGACCGATTTCGCCGAAGCGCACTGGTTTGGCTGTTGCTACGTCATCACCAGCGTCGAGAAAGGCAAGTCTGTTTTGACCAACGCCTTTCACCTGAGCGGCACCACGGAAGAGGATAAAGCCTTCCAGCACGAAGAGATTCTTATTACCCAGGCAGCAGGAGAGAACGCATGA
- a CDS encoding MoaD/ThiS family protein, which translates to MKINIPTPLRAFTDKQATVEVAGETVQAGLDALVAAHPELKNHLFTADGKLRSFVNVYLNDDDVRYLPNTEASAVNADDELTIIPSIAGGTGVRASRSLCCR; encoded by the coding sequence ATGAAGATCAACATCCCCACGCCGCTGCGCGCCTTCACGGACAAGCAGGCCACCGTTGAGGTAGCCGGCGAAACCGTACAGGCCGGGCTGGACGCCCTGGTTGCCGCGCACCCGGAGCTGAAGAACCACCTGTTCACCGCCGACGGCAAGCTGCGCAGCTTCGTCAACGTCTACCTGAATGACGACGATGTCCGCTACCTGCCCAACACGGAAGCCTCCGCCGTCAATGCCGACGACGAACTGACGATTATCCCCAGCATTGCCGGTGGGACTGGCGTACGTGCTTCACGCAGTCTTTGTTGCCGCTAG
- the moeB gene encoding molybdopterin-synthase adenylyltransferase MoeB, with the protein MPDLKEVALPELSNDEISRYSRHLILPEVGFEGQQKLKAAKVLCVGTGGLGAPLAYYLAAAGIGTLGLVDFDVVDASNLQRQIIHSTSTVGMLKVDSAEKKLKDLNPYLNVVKHNTMLRSENALEIFSGYDIIADGTDNFQTRYLVNDACVLLNKPNMYGSIFRFEGQASVFATEEGPCYRCLYPEPPPPGLVPSCAEGGVLGILPGLVGVIQATEVIKHILGIGEPLVGRLLLVDSLAMSFRTLKLRKNPKCPMCGTREIKELIDYDQFCGIAPPTTTGPLEVQQHAAVGDVPVQDGIPQVSVEELKAKRDRGDDFVLIDVREPHEYRIANLGAPLFPLGELGAKLLELSQYKDKEVLVHCRSGARSQKAALELKAAGFSNVKNVAGGILAWADKIDPTMPKY; encoded by the coding sequence ATGCCAGACCTGAAAGAAGTCGCACTCCCAGAACTCTCGAACGACGAAATCTCGCGCTACTCCCGCCACCTGATCCTGCCCGAGGTGGGCTTTGAGGGCCAGCAGAAGCTGAAAGCCGCCAAGGTGCTGTGCGTTGGCACTGGCGGACTGGGCGCTCCGCTGGCTTACTACCTGGCCGCGGCGGGTATTGGAACGCTGGGCCTGGTGGACTTCGACGTGGTGGACGCCAGCAACCTGCAGCGCCAGATCATTCACTCCACCTCGACCGTCGGCATGCTGAAGGTCGACTCCGCCGAAAAGAAGCTGAAGGACCTGAACCCGTACCTGAACGTGGTGAAGCACAACACCATGCTGCGCAGTGAGAACGCGCTGGAGATCTTCAGCGGCTACGACATCATTGCCGACGGCACGGACAACTTCCAGACGCGTTACCTGGTGAACGATGCCTGCGTTCTGCTGAACAAGCCGAACATGTACGGCTCCATCTTCCGGTTCGAGGGCCAGGCTTCGGTCTTCGCCACCGAGGAAGGCCCCTGCTACCGCTGCCTCTATCCCGAACCGCCACCGCCGGGCCTGGTGCCTTCGTGCGCGGAGGGCGGCGTGCTCGGCATCCTGCCGGGACTGGTCGGCGTCATCCAGGCGACTGAGGTCATCAAGCACATCCTCGGCATTGGCGAGCCGCTGGTTGGCCGCCTGCTGCTGGTGGACTCGCTTGCCATGAGTTTCCGCACGTTGAAGCTGCGCAAGAACCCCAAGTGCCCGATGTGCGGCACGCGCGAGATCAAGGAGCTGATTGACTACGACCAGTTCTGCGGCATCGCACCGCCCACCACCACCGGCCCGCTGGAAGTACAGCAGCACGCGGCTGTAGGGGATGTTCCCGTACAGGACGGCATCCCGCAGGTCAGCGTGGAAGAGCTGAAGGCCAAGCGCGATCGCGGCGACGATTTTGTCCTGATCGATGTGCGCGAGCCACATGAGTATCGCATCGCGAACCTCGGCGCTCCGCTGTTCCCGCTGGGAGAGCTTGGCGCGAAGCTGCTGGAGTTGTCGCAGTACAAGGACAAGGAAGTGCTGGTCCACTGCCGCAGTGGCGCTCGCAGCCAGAAGGCAGCGCTTGAGCTAAAGGCGGCGGGCTTCAGTAATGTGAAGAACGTTGCCGGAGGCATCCTCGCCTGGGCCGATAAGATCGATCCGACGATGCCCAAGTACTAA